The segment CCATTTGCAGATAAatcccctttctttctctttgcttCCTTTTCTTAAATTAAATCCATGTTCGGtcggaaaaagaaaggtGTAATCTCTCCCATCGTTCATCTGACAATGTAAGAGCCTGGTGCCTTTGTTGTGTCGAGCCTTGCTACGGATCACCGTATTGTCTTGCCTTACTGCGTACATCTTTCGAGGTGTCTTTCCCTGATCGAATCATCAATCGCGAACTCCGGTCTCACCTACCTTACATTTCTTAAaccgcccccccccccccctcaacAACTATCCTTTTTATAAACTTTCTGCACTTTCATTTCTTGCTTCTACTTCCTTCGAAATACGCCCTTTCTAAAAGCCATACAATAATCTAATCCGATCGTTGCTCAAAGACCCTTGGCGAAAATGGTGGCCGACGATACTTATGAGATCTGCCTGCCTATCCTCGAAGATGCCACCCTTGAGGACGAGGACAAGACGGATAAATTGGAGGACCTGCTAAAGAGTGAAACTACCATGACAGGAACAGTGTTGGAGAATGCTGTATTGGATGTATTATGGCGATATCGCGAGAGCGCTGCGAATGCCGCTAACTCACCACCCGCAATGCGACATACGGTTCTGCGTCGGCCATCCCCTGCTCCATGGCAGATCCCACGTGTCGGAACACCATTATCTTCATCCCCTCGTCTTGGAGTCAGTCCCCTCGCTCCCCATGGATTTATGCCACAATCGTTCTCTCGAACAAAGTCTATCCAGGGTTCCCCTTTTACCTCACCGCGACCTTCCCCACGACTCGCATTTTCCAGCCCTGCGATCCCTCATAGTCCAAACCTGAATGCATACGAGTTTCCGACTGATACTAGCCCTACGCAAGACATATATGGGGATTATGGAAGTGAAAATGTAGACTGGCTCGTGAATGATGATGCTGTTAGTATTACTTCATCGTCCATCGGAGGAAGTGGCCTCAACGCTGCAGCTGCTGAATACATTTCCCCGCAACAAAGCGATATGAGCTCTCATGAAATGTTACGGTCAATTTTTGGCCCCTCCAAATCAgttgaagaaatcgaagCTGCCCTTGCTTTACACGGATATGACCTGAGCGCTACGATTGCTGCTTTCATGGATAGCCAATCTGCCGAAGCTGCCGTACAGGCAGATGGAGATGGCACAAAAGCTATTCTAATTGGTAAATCTATGGCAGCGGATGTGCCTCGGCCGAACACTCCTGCTGGACAACAACGGAGTGGTGTCGTCTGTCGATTTTGGCTGTCTACTGGACAATGTCTACGTGCGGATTGTAGATTTAGTCATGATTTGAGTAACCACATTTGCAAGTAAGTTTCTTTCGATTCCTATGGATTTACACCCCTCATTGTTGTGCAGGTATTGGGTTATGGGCAACTGCCTTGCAGGCGATACTTGTATCTTCAGCCACGATCCCTCATCGTTTATGAGCCGACTCTCTCTCGAAGGGGGCAGCACACCTCCAACTTCAAATGCACAACCTAGTTTCCAGTTTCAAGATTATAATGCATTCCCATCTTTACAATCAATGCAAGAACAGTGGCCAAATTCTTATTCGTCGTCGAATGCTTTCAGTAACTATCAACAGGGCGGTTTTACTCCACCGCCTGGTTTCAAAAGTCTACAAGGTTATAACAGTGATGGAAGTCAGCGATCTCGACCAAGCAGTCGGGCTAGAGATGCTCCCATAGCCCCAGCTCTTGATGATACGGAAGCTTTTCCATCGTTAGGCGCTGTGAGTACAAAGGGCAAGAAGCATCACGGGAAGCGAGGTGGTCACGGGCACAACCACAAAGAAAATAACAGTCCAAGCTCCCTTGCGGATGTGGTAAAACTATCGCCTTCGCCAGGTCCTGGTATGatgcaagaaaagaagaagattggcaGAAATGGTAGCTCCAACAATGTCCGCAATGGCGAGAACAGCGCTGCTGCACAAGCTATCTCACCCCCTCAACACATTCCGTGGTTAGAAACAGGAGAAAGAGCCAACAAAGCATACCTCAAAGCCAGACAAGATGCAATCAAGCATGGTGGTTTGAGGAACAAATTCTTACAAAGGTTAGTCACGAATCACATAACAAAATGCATTTTTATTAAGTCAATTTAGTGCCGCTCAAGCTTGGAACCGTAATGATGCACGTGCTGCAAAAGCACTTAGCCTTCGTGGTCAAAGTGAAAACGATCTTATGAGGAAAGCACACCGAGAAGCGGCTCGTGAGCTTTACGAAGAACGCAACAAAAGCAACTCCCCAAATGCGGAGCTTTACGTCGATTTACACGGTCTCCATCCCGAAGAGGCTGTTGAATACCTGGAGCGCGTCCTTCTAGATAACAGCAAAGAATCGAGACCCGTTTATGCTATTACAGGTACAGGTCATCATAGCAAAAACGGCAAAGATAAGGTTGGCAAAGCCATTCGTACATTCTTGAACGAATGGAGATATGCATACCGCGAGTTTTCAGTCCCTGGTGATAGAAACAACGTAGGTGGTATTTTGGGCATTGACGCTAGATCTTATGACAAGACATTGTCTAGGGAAAGCAACGGCGTAGATGGTTCAAAGGAAGAAGTTGATATCTTGAGTCAAGGTCATGAGATTGGTGGTGGTAAAATCAAGCTTCTAGTGCGAAACCAAGATCGAAGTCAAGATGTTCCTAAAGGACCTAGCGGTAAAGGTCGATGACctaaaattaaagaataaataaattattaaacaattttaattatCTGTCCTCTCTATATCTTTGCTCCggatttttcttctttgattttattccTAGCATCAATGATTTCTGCAACTGACACgtcctttttttcttcgagATGACCCGTGCTTTGCAATTTAGCAATGAGCTCTTCATCCCCAACATGAGCGTTATGCTACATTATGTATGAGTTTCAAGTAATAGAATGCATGAGCGGAAACTTACCTCGAATTCTGGCTCTTGCTCGTATGCAATCCTAGCCGCATCTACATGTGATCAGTTAGTAACGGGCATTCAATTTGTCCTCTATGCCACTCCAAATTCTCAACTCACCAACCAGCATCCTCGCTGTCATCCCCCATACTTTAAAGCGTGCCAAACCCTTCTCTTCCTGTTCCTCGAGCTCTTCAGCAATAGCAGCCTGTCCTCCCTCTCTAACCTTCGGCCTCGATACCTTCTGGTTGGTAATCGGCACATAGAAATTATGCATCCGCCACTTTGTATCATGCCATTCATGCCAAGCTCCACTATACCAATCACTTTTCTTCCCCGGTAATAAagattcatcttctttcctcacTTCATCTTCCATGCGCAAAAAGTTATGAAAAGGAGCAGAAAACACAGCCGCTACTTCTCGGGCATCGAGCCGCGGCATCAAATCCTCTTCTACACTAGCTTCTCTCTCACTCGTTGCATTGTCGGCGTGGAGAAATGCAACGCAGGGTCGCACAGCCAATGCCGTTCTAGCCAAGCTAAATGGAAGCTGGCATAGATGTTCTATTCTAAACGGCGCCGGAATCTTGTGATCGTATCTCGGCAGGCCGATTTCCTCGCTAGCTTCTCGTCGGGCAATCTCAAACGGCGTCTCGGAAAGCGCATCGGCTTTCCCGCCGGGAAACGCAGCTTGGCCGGAAAAGTTTCGGAGGGTGGTCGAGCGCATGGTGATGACGACTCGGAGGTCTCCTCGGCGGTCTGCAAAGAGCAGCACGAGGACTGCGGCTCGGCGACTTAGGGGGAGGAGATTCCATACTGTGTCGAAGGGTGGTGGTTTGTAGGCTCGGAGTCGGGCTAGTGCTCCCTTAGGAATATTGTGTTAGGGGGTTTTAGAGTTGCGTGCTATGCTCATAAAGTGTCTACTGGGTGTTGAATGTCATGTGGAGGTACTTACTATTGAAGCTGCGGAAAGCGGAGCCATGCTACTTGCATCGAAGTATTGGTGCTTCTAAGATGCTTTGTTGAAGTTCTGCTACCTCATTATCTTCTATCTGAATTGAGTTTTCTGGAGATAATTTcgaatcttttgaaatttcattcATGCTCTTTGATAATACCTAGCAAGTAGGTATTTCAGTACATGACGACAAGCCGAGGTCGAGGCAATGAAGTCATTGAATGGGTGTGGGGTAATGCACAAATACGAAATGATAACATAAATAATGCATAAATGGTACAAATGCTTACCTACCGCTATCAACCTGGAACCTACAAGGTTTCCTACGACATGTTGATATAAGGGTGGCTTTTTTCTTGGGCAAACGTTCCTGTCATCATCCACTTTGGTAGAATTGTATGGTGTGATATACAcgaatatgatatgatatctgAGCTGCGCATCTCCATTGGTACCCCAGATTGCGCCATCCTCTTCCGGTCTTTGAAAGGAAGAATCAGCGGGATTCAGTCGAGATAGCTTGAGATACACCGTTCTCAATTGTTCTCTCTTGATTTGTTCATTGGATTCAAATCTGTATAAAGATGGACGAATGAGCCGGTTGCTAGCCATTCAACAACCTCCACTGATCGAGTACAGACAGTACATAGCTAGGTCTTATCTCGGCGTATTTGAGTCCATTATCACATTTGCAAACGATAGAGAAATAAATCACACAGTCATGCCCGCTGAAATCCCACTCACAGCAGCAGCTTCAACTGCTCATACTACGCATTCCGAGACACCCATTCAAAGAAACCTCATTGAATCCAACAAAATCTACGCCACAAATTTCACCCAAGGTGATCTCGCCCTTCCACCCGCCAAGAAATATGCCGTTGGTACATAAACACTTTCCAAAACCCCTCTCTTCAACTTCTGAATCTTTCTAACATACTTCAGTAACATGTATGGACGCGCGTATCGACCCTTCTGCGGCCTTCGGCATCGCCCTCGGCGACGCCCATGTAATCCGCAACGCGGGAGGTTCAGCACGCGATGCCTTACGCTCGCTTGTTATCTCCCAGCAATTGCTGGGGACAAATGAGATTTTGCTGGTTAAGCATACGGGATGTGGAATGCTCACGTTTGGGAATGAGGACGCGGTTAAGCTTGTGGGGGAGAGGTTGGGGGAGGAGGCGAAAAGGGAGTTGGATGTTTTTGGGGGCGAGTTTTTGCCGTTTGCGgatttggagggggaggTTAGGAGGGATGTAGAGTGGTTGAGGGGGGTGGAGGTTATTCCTGAGAAGGTGGGGGTTAGTGGGTGGGTTTATGAGGTGGAGAGTGGGAAGGTGAGGAGAGTGGTTTAGGGGTTTGCAAGGTGGATTACTCGAGGATTGtgttttgtttattttgagTATCGAGTATTCCTTCCTAATGTTACAGGTATTCTACAGTAATCGAAGACAGACAAGACAGACACTAGTGTTGTGATGTTGTTCGTCACTTCGTTTGTTTCAAGAGGAATTACACTTCTATTTCGCTGGCGATCTTGCTTTCAACCCTCCAAGTTTCGTCAGATGTTTATTGTTCCGCACCCGCATTTACACTTCGAATGTTTGGGAAGGAAATTATCAATGTCTGCCGTTTATCCCTTCTTTCAGTCTTATCATTCGATCTCCTCCTGTCTTATCATACGTCCCTCTAATCTGTGAAtgtgaaatcaaaatttgatcACAACGGAAAGGCGGAAAAGAGTGACACTCAAGCTTGTGTATACCGTGGTAGTAGCTGAGTGAGCAAGGAAGTAACTACTCGATTTAGATGTAGGAAATAATCCGAACATCTAAAGAAGTAAGACCATTGAGGAAACACTATGCATAAACAGCAATTTTATACACACGTATATTCAGgcttttaatatttgaacCCATCTTTATTGTTCTTTTGGACGTAACAGATATCCTTTCCCCCACCAATCTCACCGTCCTCATGCCGGTACCACTTTTGCCCTTGTTCCTGGGCGTTGTCGAAGCTCTATTGAAACCAAATCTGGTCATCGCGGCCAGAAGCCATAGCAGATGGCTAGAAGTTTACTCCATTACAGTCGTTCAGCTTGCTAAACCAATCCTACTCGGTGAACGCACTGgcccctttttctttctcttcgagGACTCTTTCTATCAGGCTCGAGATCCGACTACTCTTGCTACTGTCaactttccttttccaataGAGTGGCTCTTAGCAATCTTCGCAGCTCAATCGGCTCTTACGTTCCCTTCGACTCCTGAATGTGCAGGAATATATCGTAACTCGACCTCAACCTCAAGTACGCTCAAAGCTTCGGACGCAATGATCCCTGGTACAATCAATTGCTCTGCATTGGGAAGTTTGTCCAATCTTCTCAGTGAATTCCGAAACTGATCAAATAATCTTAATGCACCAGGGCAATCGCTGTAAATCACGATTTTACTCGGCTTTCGTTCAGCTCCTTGATTGCGGCACATGTCCCATCCTATCTCAAGAGCTCTGACGATAGCATACATTTCGAGAAGATAGGTCGAAATTTGGCCTCGAATACGCCAGGAAA is part of the Botrytis cinerea B05.10 chromosome 1, complete sequence genome and harbors:
- the Bcpcd1 gene encoding Bcpcd1 gives rise to the protein MAPLSAASIGALARLRAYKPPPFDTVWNLLPLSRRAAVLVLLFADRRGDLRVVITMRSTTLRNFSGQAAFPGGKADALSETPFEIARREASEEIGLPRYDHKIPAPFRIEHLCQLPFSLARTALAVRPCVAFLHADNATSEREASVEEDLMPRLDAREVAAVFSAPFHNFLRMEDEVRKEDESLLPGKKSDWYSGAWHEWHDTKWRMHNFYVPITNQKVSRPKVREGGQAAIAEELEEQEEKGLARFKVWGMTARMLVDAARIAYEQEPEFEHNAHVGDEELIAKLQSTGHLEEKKDVSVAEIIDARNKIKEEKSGAKI